ACCAGCAataggaaacctgagtatcttgagatgcgcagaacgtatgcgcagtaacaatagtaggcaccgttcttaagaGGAGCTGAGGGAGCCCACGGTTTATAGTCGTCATCCTAGAAGACGATacgcagatgaaattacaaaggcagcactttctcctcagttatttttaagaccctgaACCAGCTGAGCCACCGGGTTTAATTTCATAGCTCAGTAGGATCTAATAATCTTCCCAGGCTGCCTGTATTGACTTAGGGCTAGGTTCCGTATTTCACTGATTCGTTGAATTGATCGAAGTAAAGAGAACTTCAAGaagtgtctttttggatttGTTATCTAGCACTTAGAAAGTGCTGTATGTAAATTATGCCTGCTGCTGTTTTACTTTACAAATTCGCCGGTTCATTCACAATTTTCCGCATTCGGTTAATTGGTCATTTCAAAACAATAGTTTTACGTTGACCCAAGATATGTTGTCAGAAAAAATATACGGGTATCCCCGGTAAAATCAATTCGGAACAATTATCTTTCATTAAACTTAGTTTTTCATGagacaaaattcaaaaatgcCATCCATGCTAAGAAATGAAACTCATCAGTTTGATTTGTAAGCGTATATATATGTCTGAAGCCACGACTGTAATTGTGCCGATGCTTGTAAACATGGAAACAGGCATTGTGTAACTATACCGACTAAGCATATACCTACTAAAATCCCTTTTTTGGCAAAATCAAAGCATAAAGCAGGGTCGGCCAGGGTTTTTGGGTATACGGTTTACAGGGGCTTTATAAatcgggtatacggtatacTGCAGCTTAAATACGGGTATTCAGTATATCACTTGTTCTTTGGATTTCAGGTGTACAGTATACAatgcttccattaattttgggtatatttggatgaattttgggtatttttggTTATTATTGGCGAACTTTTTTCGGGTATACTGGTATGCCACTACCCCCCTGGCCGACCCTGATAAAGCAACGTAAACTAGCAAAACGAAATTTGAAAGCAGTCGCGATGATGTCGCTGTGCTCCGTGAAAAACCCAGccgaatttttttaattttaacaataCGATAAATTGAATTCGTGgacaaattaaaggaaaaaaagaagtttACGAATTCAgttaaagaactttaaaaaaaggtaCAATTGGATAACTTAATTATAACATCTAGTTGTGTTAAGTTATTCTCTAATAGTAAAACGGATAAAACTCcactaattttgtttttcagatggCGAGCCTGTTTTTTCTCAGTCGATTCGCTCCATGAGTTATATGGTTATTAAATTCGGTTATTTAGATTAAATTTCTCATGTGCATGAAAAAAGCCGAACAGTCCCATCCGATGTGCACATTTAAAGATAAATGTCCAACGTTTAATTCAGTCATGTTTTTCACGGTGAAAAAAGTTTACTAGTTCAGACCaaactataaaaataaaatatttgcataacgCTTTTCAGAGTTTATTCAAATTCCTGCTGACCACATGAGAATTGTAACAGCTGCAAAACTGctgttttacaaacaacaatgAAACACTTCATCCGTATGTCTAATCTCATTCATCGATTTCTCATCAGCAAAAAGCACTGTGACAATAAAATGGTCGTTTCATTGGACGCGGCAAATGGAAATTTGCCTTAAATTTGGATTCTAATTAGGCGTATGATCTTTTGTGCACATTTCCTTTTGAGAAAAGCGTTCTGAGGAAATTAGTTTATCGAGTCTTTTGTATAAAGCTCAGAAAATCATTTGAGGGAATTTGGTCTGTTACCaacttttgcttccttttttccCGAAAATTTATGAGGTAAGTTCTTCTTTCGGATACACCTTTGCTGATTTCCATCAGTTTTACAACTCCTCGGCTACAAAACGCAAGACAATACCTATCGTAAGGAGGTTGATAACTGATTAAGGAACTGGGTAAAACTAGGTAAGTAAGGTTAGACCACACACgttttttgaaacaatttttgTTGACATAAATTGCTTATCTTTGTGACGAAAGTTGTACAACTTTAACAACAGCtttcgaccaagaaaaagcctGAGAACATTGGTAAACGAGTCAGCTCTAAAGGATCAAACATTTATGTCCTCTCAAACATCGTGAACGCTCACCTTAGGCgtcaaacaacattgtgagtGCACAGTAAAATGTGAAAGCAGTAGTTCGAAGAGCAAACTGGTTTGGGGGTTTTTGAGATAATTGAGACAAAGCATCCATTTGATTGCCTATGTTAAACAAATGGTTTGTTTAGCGAAAATGTATGTCTTGGCCCTTGGTTAATTACCAAACGCCATTAAATCGCAAAACCGTTTACATTAACTTTGGGGGGAGATTGCCTTCGCCGCAAAAAACGGAACCCACGAATTTTCAAGGAAACTGAGTGAGTTCAATGTTGCTTAGAATACCGAAAGCACGGTAACCTCTGTATTGTGGTCGAGCGTGTTTTTGAGAAAGAGTCGTGAAGGAAATCATCGTAGGCACTTTTTAAAACTTCGATGGcaagaagagaagaaaagacGGCGTTTACTGTGGTAAAATAAGGTCATATTCCCTTCATTGCTGAGGGAAAGTCCATTGGAAGCAAATAGCGAGAAATATCCTTCTAACAAGAATCACAAGAATGACGAATTTAAGTCAAAAATTAAATCATCAGTGTTAGACTTGAAGAGAATATTCAAAGGACACTGCCGGCTCGAGATCTTAAGCCTTTTTTCTCGTGACCGTCTTTGTTCAAATCTTCATGTCTTTTTTCGTGAGTGCAATGAAATTATGTTTTTGTTGCGAAATGTGTAAACAAGATTGTGCCCATTAACATGTTCGGAAAAGCAATTCAGTTTGTGACTGTGTactacaaacaaaagaaaacaactgtttGAAGCTTGGATGCCttataaatgaaatgaaaaaaattataaatgagAACATAGTCCACAACGTGAAAGAAGGTTACCCATTTACATTGAATGCAATGACTAAACTGACTATACTACCACATGTGAAAATGACTTAATCGTCGGAGTTTGTTGGGCATCTCGATCACAGAGGCAAACAGTATATCCTTGTGTATTTTTCTAAGGAAAATACCTTAATCAAAACGTATTGCGGACTTCCTAAAACGGGTATTTGTTATTGTAATGCATCGGTTCATTATATTCAACTCAAACATAACATTCCCTTTTGTGGTTTACACTCTTACGCTGTGGATGAACGTTCTTATTTTTTTTGGCGATTTGAGCCTGGAAAGGTTCTTAACATGATGTTCTTAAAGTTCTGTGGTATACTTAGTTCGACTGCAAAGTGAGTTGTCCTTCAGTGTATCATGCAATACGAAAACCACACTCATGGTTCAGtaataggggtggcgaatggtaaatgcgagactttgcgagacggcgagaccagcgtttttctttgcgagcccgagacattttgactatttagattgcgagaccgagacttcagagtgtttgacaccttcatataaaaaacgagactgcgagacgcacataaccgctcaaaaaacgagactgcgagacccgtgaaattcgactaaaattttgcgagacccagagtttttgatgaaccattcgccacccctagtaatgtttaaaaaaaacgtcCAGAAATATTTGCGTAAATTATCCTGTATTCTGTTGTGGTAAATTACAAATTGTGTAATTAGAGAGTATCTTGCATTGAAGAAACGTTTCTACATTTCAGATTTTGTCTAATTTCGAAGCGATACGAAGCATGGAAAAGTGCTACAGCACGAAGCGTACTTGCGCCATATGTGGGGATCGCTCGTCGGGATTTCATTATGGTGTGCAGAGCTGTGAGGGATGCAAAAGCTTCTTCAAAAGGACTGTCCAGAAACAGCTGCACTACACATGCGTAGAAAACATGTCGTGCCAGATTGATAAAAATAACCGGATCAGGTGCCAGTTTTGCAGGTTTCAGAAGTGTTTGTCATTGGGCATGCTAAAAGAAGGTATGCTTTTATTCAGTGGGGTAGGTGAAGAACTGGTGATAGATTCATTGAGCGCATTTCAATTTAGTATCTTCAAGTGTGTATGAAGTGAAATGTTTTGTGTgccattttccttttggatgttttaaatgaaatgatTTTGACGCAgtaaattgtttcatttttgtaaaaaagaacGTGGAATGAGTTTACTCTTCGTTTGCGTTGGACAAAGTTTGTTTGCACTTTTAGTTTCTAAAAAGGAAACCAAGTTTATTTGTTTGGCGAATCACAAAAGaggaataaaataaaacataagaGCTTATTACTGTAAAGAAATAAGGTTTAATAACAACGAAACTGAACTTTATAAGCCCATATGTTGGCACGCAAAGACAAAACGCAAAAAGCGAGCACATAGTTGAGGGTGCCCTATACTTTTTACTTGACGCGTGATGGGGTGATTTATTTTCTCGTGAATCgtgatttgaatttttttttttattcgtgaTTCGTGATTAAAGATGGTAAGATCTTTTCATGTCCAAGTGAGCgaattttttaattaaacgtgACTTGTGAATGAAGATTTGAATTAAACGTGATTCGTGAACTATTGTGTTTTGCGTGATGAATTTCCGGCCATTTTATTGCTTTAAAAATTTACGTATTGTTTTCGAACGGCTTTGATTAGGTTTTGATAGGACATGGATTTCATTTGGATCGATAAAAGTCATAAAATAGACCACCAGTGGTTTTTGAACAAATAAGATAAGACATTACGCCATCTTTTTTTTGCGCATGCCGACAGACAACCTCAGAAAGATTGGAACCACGTGCTCTGACGTACATAGGGCTGGTTTGAAGTGAACCGGCTTCAAAAGAGAGAGGTGAATTTTagattattatattatttatttatatttatttttcttactcTAGAAAAGACTAGAAGTAGTAAAGAGTCGCATTAGTTAGAAGTCAAAatgtgactccatcagaaaagGACAAGTCCAAAGATTCCAACCCTCCCGATTTGATGTGTTCACCCCCGCTTTCCCGATTTTTATCAGATTCTCccgatttatcatgaaattttgcgatctgagtgtaaaacgtttaataataataataataatatttaatatttcttaagcgcaaattaacatgtgaatatgatcaaatgcgccttacaaaggaaaaaaaaatgtaaaaaaggagattaaaaaacaagttaaaaaaagttaaaaaatagttatttacaattctggATATAATAAAAATACTATAAATATCACGAGCTTTTTATAGTGTAAGCTGctgtaaataaaaatgtctttaatttagACTTAAAACGTTCAAAATTTTCCTCCTCCCGTATTTCACTCGGcagtttgttccaaagtgatGGCGCAGCAGCAGTGAAAGCCCTGTCACCGagtgttttcttagttttcgtggACGGAGGAGCTAACAAAAGTTCAGAATTAGACCGGAGACTATAAGTGGAAGGATTCTTAATATGAATAAGATTACATATATACTCAGGTGCATGACCATGTATGGCCTtgaaagttattattaaaatcttaaaatcaattctgaattgaactggtaaccaatgtagaGAGTATAAAACGGGAGTTACGTGGCTAAAGCGCGGAATTGAACAAATCAGCCTAGCAGCAGCATTTTGCACTCGTTGCAGCTTATTGATGTGAGTGACCGGTAAACCATAaagaagactgttacaataatcaatgcGTCCCATTATGAAAGCATGCACTAGTACCTTGGTGGACTTCATCGTAAGAAATTTCCTGATACGTTTTATATTATGTAAATGATAAAAAGCAGCCTTGCATGTCTTAGCAATGTGCGTCACTAAGCTGAGGTTGGTATCAAACCAAGTTCCAAGATTTCTTGCAACAGTAGCAGGAGCAACGCTGACATCACCGACTGATAACTTCTCGATATGAACTTTGCTAAGCTGTTGTCGTGTACCGATTATTAAGAATTCAGTTTTGTCGTCGTTTAACTTTAACTTGTCAGTAATCATCCATGCTCTGATTGCCTTTATGCAGAGTTCCATCCCTTTAATTGCTTCATATTGACTTGATGAGGTGTTAGGATTGAAGGACAAGTAGAGCTGTGTATCGTCAGCATATGCGTGTGCTACAGGGAGATGATGTTTTATCACCTCAAATAACTTGCTAGAATAAATGGTAAATAGCAGAGGTCCCAGACATGAGCCCTGAGGCACACCATATGGTAGCTTGATACTGTCAGAAAGACAGCCTCCTGAAAAGACGCGTTGTGATCGGTAGGAAAGGTACGACTCAAACCACTTCAGAGCCGTTCCTGTGATACCAAGACTCGAATGTAGACGATGAAGTAAGATTTTGTGGTCTACAGTATCAAAAGCCGCACTGAGATCTAAAAGAACTAAAAGTGTCACGTGCTGGCGGTTCATATTCATTAGTATGTCATTCTGGACTTTTAGGAGTGCAGTAATACGTATCCTCAGGAGTATCCTATAATCTCTCGCCCAGTCTCTCCATTGAATAGCCTGTGTTGAGCAGACTCGTAAGGCCTGCAGTCTTACCCCAGTGGTATGAATAAAGACCTTATAGAATATCACAAAAATGGTGTcaaaatgcagaaaatgccacttgagaggaactgaatttgcaaaatttcccgGGGGAGGGTGTTACCCCCGGACCCCTCCTACAGGCTCGTGCTTTCGGCGCTAAAAAATACGCCCTAATTTCCTTCAAAACTGAAaaggggttggaatctctgcagGTTAGACAGACCTGCGATCTAGATGGCCAAACTCGAAGGATAAACACCTTTATAGAAAGGTTACAAGAAGTGAAAATATTAATGcatgaatttcatttttatttttacgtgaaacgtgatcgTCTGGAATTTTGAATATAATTCGTGACGCGTGAAAAGGCGAAATACTTTTGCGTGATTTAGTTTTATAAAGGGGTATAGGGGACCCTCATAGTTAAGActaacagaattaactattgtagGGTAATTAGTCGCGAGGACTctacaatagttaattctgttgaaatataaggtgctacacggccagcgttcgcaaaaacgtaacccttccttgtagtTAAGATTAACTCTGATCGTCTGACAGAAATGATGTGTCGCACGACGTATCGTTACAATTACATTGCAACCCGCAACGTTAAGGTAGCGGCTGAAACCAGTTTTAACAGTTTCAAGAAACTATGCGTTTGAGATAAACTGACTCTATAAGAAACTACAGCTTTGTTATGGCACCAAGTAAAACATAAATTATTGccaaacaaaatgcgctcaataTTGCGACGTAATAGGCTACAATATAAACACAAAAGCGATTCAAAAACACCTGATATGAAAAAATCCTGTGCAGCGAATTCAAAGCTaccatcacaatttgcaaaAGTTAAAGTGGCTCTGGATCGGCTCCATAAAACGTTTTCGAACTTTGTTGAGTTTCATACAGCCGATCACTCTGCATCAATTATATAAGGGTCACGGAGTTATAATGACCTCTTACGTCATAATAATTACCACATCTATGTTTCCTATGGTAGAGTTTAAATGCCGATACGTTAAAAATGTGTGGCAAATAGTTTCTCTTAAGGCTCAACTATATAGCTTGGACTGTATGCATATGATGGAAACAGTAAACACGGAGTAAAAACTATTTAATACAAGAGGTGCTCCTTTTTTCCATCTACCActgaaaaccaaaatttctacACAAACCTTTCTCGGCGGAGTTCTCCACAATTTGCATCGCTTGCGTGtccgttttgaaaaaaaagaagggCCTTTACAGCCCGACGCTCTTTACCGTGGCCTCCtaacaaagctttttacaaattgtccgccaatcaggatgtgtgaatttaattgacagtcacgcctctttgcaaagttcgcacagttgtaagttgaacaccgttgcattgGTTGTTGAATTGACGTAGTTACAAGTGATTGTCAAAAGTGGAGTGGAAGTTTGTTgcgtggccacggtaaggcgcgttgcactgtaattgATGTTCAAAGGTTTCATTTTCAGTTTGTAGACTTAttgcatttgttttcttttcttcttgtgAAGCTGTCCGAGAGGATAGAGCTCCTGGCGGTAGACCGCGTATAAAATCACTGATAGGTATGAAAGAAAATGCAGACACCTTTGTATCGTCTGAGTTGATCACACAACTGATCCAAGCCCGACCCGACACAGTGCCAAAAAGAAGGTTTGTTTCTGAGGGGAGGGGGACTCCCATATCAAAAGGACAGGGGTGCTCGTCGGAAAATatgaaaagaacccctaagaggtaccaagatcctgtcttaTGGGCGTGGCGTGGAATTTTTTCACCCCTaggaggtaccaaattatgggttttgcttagacaaaatttaaaaatagttaattCTCAAATGTCTCCCGTCACAATTTTTCGGCTCACTACCGTAAAAGGTACCGCTAcagctcccgctgtggaccttttgaggctgaccATCCTAAGAAgtaccaaaaccgcttttttaacccctaaaaggtacgacgaacacccccgtcctttttatagGGGAGTCCTCCTCCCGGGGTTAAGGCCTTTTAAATATAAAACTAAGGAATGTAAACTATAATTTACTTGGCAAAGTAATGACAAATGAAGTGAGTTGAGTGATAATTAAATGCCTTCTGTGATTTTATCAACAGACCAGACTACATGGGTCTCGGATTTGTGGGCGTTTGTCCTCTAAACATCGTGGAAATAATCATGGATTTAGTGCTACAGGAGGTAGACTTGATAGTGGCCTGGGCACACAAAGTTCCCGGATTTACAGAACTGGACAGTGAAGACCAGGCCAATCTTCTATCTTCAGGTAAACCGAACGACTGTCTATACCCCGAGTATatgaacaaattttaaaaactccaACTTCATCATTTCACAGTTGGTACTTGATCTCTAATTAATGAGCTATTTGCATCTGAATTTTTTAGCAAAGTACAAGTCacaacactatccgacgtttcggagtcagacatgaccccattatcaaggttaaactgtaaTGGAAAGTTCGCAATTTAAATGTaacgggcgttaggtcaaaacaaagacatgcataaatggaaattaaacgatagttgacactaagatgtttatcagtttttttatcagtttaaccttgataatggggtcatgtctgactccgaaacgtcggatagtgttgttactttttattcttaatacgtTTTCTAAATCGATCCTTCTTAAAGTACAAGTCGTTGCTTGTTTATTCCGCGGAATTAATGCTACAACTCGACTTGACTATGAGTACGATCGAAACGTGGCCGTCTGAAGTCTAATTTTGGAGGAAAAGGAGCTATGGACAATTCTTAAGAACAAGTTCACTAACTAGTTAACGTACTGCTAATTAATGTATTGGTAGCACTTAAATTGCGAAAATGTGGCATGCTTGATGACCAGTAATAAATATAATTTACCACCTCCGGTCCTTTgctaaaaaacaagaacaaaaacagAAACCTCCTTTGCTACAAttgcgaagaaaatgattttattgATCGCGATTTGTAGCCCCTATTCGTTTTCCAATGTCCATATCGCTTCCAGAGGAACTACCCAGTGATATTCAGTTTTATGCTTATTTTTATAAAGTCCATTATCCTGTCCTTTTTCATACAGCATTGTTGGAGCTACTTGTCCTTCGCGTATGCCAGCGGTCCAGTCCTCATCAGGGCTCGGTGATGGTGGCTAAAGATGTTCTTCTTCATCCTGAACACTCGTTTAATGTGATGCTGGAACAATGGTCATCTCAGTTGGCTTGCTTTTCTTATAAGCTGCAAAGCTTGCAACTTGACATGGCTGAGTTTGCTTGTGTAAATGCCATCATGCTTTTTGAACAAGGTAAAGAGGTCagccatgttgtgtgttgtatCAGTTCCTCTCTACGCGAATCCGGCATTACAAGAAAAATGAACGCAATTTTCAAGAAACGGCTATGCATCTGACTCTCTTCTAatgaataatatatatatatatatatagagagagagagagagagagagagagagagagagagagagtgtgttggagagaaaccctgacaatgcacaccccaaataatcatatttttaactgaataaatgtgagaaagaaaatttgccctgagcgggatttgaacccacgtccccccattactagtcgggtgtgatcaccactacaccacccggacaaccatgctggcaacacagccatcgaagatgtgatttacgtggtttaaggcgtgggcctcccgggaaattttctttcgaggtgacaaagtaggggagcctataacttcacttgaaacccaaccaaggatcaacttaatgatgcacgaccgtagtcaacttagcggatgacaaggaaggatcctagaagaatacaggctaattttaatttttagagagagtgtgggagagaaaccctgacaatgcacaccccaaataatcatatttttaactgaataaatgtgtgaaagaaaatttgccctgagcaggattatttggggtgtgcattgtcagggtttctctctcacactctctctaaaaattattatttggggtgtgcattgtcagggtttctctcccacactctctctaaaaattaaaattagcctgtatccttctaggatccttccttgtcatccgctaagtttactacggtcgtgcatcattaagttgatccttggttgggtttcaagtgaagttataggctcccctactttgtcacctcgaaagaaaatttcccgggaggcccacgctttaaaccacgtaaatcacatcttcgatggctgtgttgccagcatggttgtcctggtggtgtagtggtgatcacacccgactagtaatggggggacgtgggttcaaatcccgctcagggcaaactttgtttcacacatttattcagttatttatgcatagctgaaaaatattacatcatatgccagcggcaaacagcaacactcaataagcgcaacgagttgattagtaaatgtagacacaatgagaaatacctattgaagaacgttaggtaaataggagcgtgcaacacgaacggccatgtatgactaaaaagcggtaatcttcaacgaataaaatcactctcggttacacactgatgagtgcaggacaaactaaacgtcctgtacgaaacaggcctgtatgaaaaccagaggcaaaagtatgatcgtgtcctgattattcattcatttatatatatatacatacatatatatatatcatcaCTGCAGaaagtactgtttcggccttctagGCCTCATCAgcgcagtgctgatgtctgggaagGAGGTTAAGCTTAAAACCCCACCCCAAAtgtcttgcctatgatctattagaggacagacgcacgattgacgtcaccatcagcgtttatgcgaataaagtttaattctttattatataaaacaaatagattccattttgccgtgcgtctgtacagtaatagatcacagaagacgtcaaaatgtggtaagaacatcagtgacacactcggctatcgcctcgtgtgccacttttttgttcttaccacattttgacgtcatctgtgatctattactgaacagacgcacggcaacatggtatctatttgttaaataaagcactgtgctgacgacacctcagttcgccacaagcagagcgctttgaaaataaagtggaatttttgaagaaaattacttgttctttaccataaaacaaataaagaagccttgactgtgctcatttctgttgtaaagcacttaggaagcggctagagcactcaagaagtagggataAACACTCGCcaatcggctcgtgtttccccctacacttctttcgtgctctagccgcttcctgcgtgctttacaacagaacagagcacaggcaaggcttctttatttgttaaatatatgtgaatgtatatttgaagtgcaggttatagacgaaagatagaagtgatcctcacacatatctcgacaatttaagcaatttcctgaaaaattcaatttcaggTTGCTCAAACGGTATTTGAATCCATGACTCCAGTGAAGTAGACTTTGCGAGGTCGTTAAACTTCAAAAGTAAATGGAGTGTCACTCGATTTGTGTTACCCAgatatgaaaaaaatatctagTTATTAAGGTGGAGCTTAGGCTTAATATTTCGCAGTGCGAATTCAATGGAAGAATTGCCCATTTTCAACTGTTTCTATAGTTGTAGTAATAGTAAGTAATATAAAGGTTCTGCGATTGGCGGATCAAATGGATCGACTCACATCCCTGGCTAGTCTCTAGCCCTAAacctagggttagggtttagtgTAGAGACTAGGGTTGCCAATTGATGCTCCGGTCACAGAACTCCTATTTTGAATACTACCTCAGGTTAGTATTTCCACCAAACGTAGTGCAGAAGCAAGTGAATTGCATGTTATAATTTAACTTAAGCGCGTAAAATTAGTACATCATGTTTAAttgatttcaatttctttttcattcagaGACTAGTGCGGGTTTAAAGAACAGAGAAATGGTGGAGTTTATCCTAAATCGATCCCTGGATGCACTGCGGGACTATATAAAGTGCTCCTATCCCGACAAGCCAAGTCGATTTGCTCACATTCTACTTCGACTCCCAGCATTGAGGACAGTGAGCTCAAGAATGGCCGAGGAGTGTCTGTTCGCAAAATCATTTCTCGGTCTCGCTGTTCCTCAGGTCGTGTCTTTTGTAATGGGAATGAAAGTGGAgatttagaatttagaatttagTCGCCCTTTTAGTTACACATTTGTATTTAAGTGACACTGTCAAGCCGCTAGTCCCAGGAGACAAACCTGTTTTGCCTGCCTAAGACGGATTGGCTAATCAGGCCCCGTTCTGCCTTACGAGTAGCCAATCAAAGCCCGGAATCagtaaaaaataaagaaaaaataaataaacctcAGTATACGGTAGTATTTACAGTTTTCAGTTTGTTGAGCGGCAAAAAGTTGTCTTTTGCGGCGAGATCTATTTCGGATCCAACCGTGAAACGCAAATCCAGCCAATGGTGATAGCGGCATTTGAACCCGAGAGCATCCCGCGGGAAATGCCAGCTGCACAGAGATCACGTGTGCTTGCA
The sequence above is a segment of the Montipora foliosa isolate CH-2021 chromosome 2, ASM3666993v2, whole genome shotgun sequence genome. Coding sequences within it:
- the LOC137990774 gene encoding retinoic acid receptor RXR-alpha-B-like translates to MEKCYSTKRTCAICGDRSSGFHYGVQSCEGCKSFFKRTVQKQLHYTCVENMSCQIDKNNRIRCQFCRFQKCLSLGMLKEAVREDRAPGGRPRIKSLIGMKENADTFVSSELITQLIQARPDTVPKRRPDYMGLGFVGVCPLNIVEIIMDLVLQEVDLIVAWAHKVPGFTELDSEDQANLLSSALLELLVLRVCQRSSPHQGSVMVAKDVLLHPEHSFNVMLEQWSSQLACFSYKLQSLQLDMAEFACVNAIMLFEQETSAGLKNREMVEFILNRSLDALRDYIKCSYPDKPSRFAHILLRLPALRTVSSRMAEECLFAKSFLGLAVPQVVSFVMGMKVEI